A genome region from Piliocolobus tephrosceles isolate RC106 chromosome 8, ASM277652v3, whole genome shotgun sequence includes the following:
- the ANKRD61 gene encoding ankyrin repeat domain-containing protein 61, whose protein sequence is MGNIPRKGSRDLVVDSAMSLEDGPSAALHSKLYEAIMREDCTTIEALLRNHPVNQPITILPNSTSSRLLLSQQTESIIPIHLAAKYHKAQSLLCLLQHGADPEVRDMTGLTTLNLMLLHWPVTSTTWAKPGNRMHRILTDIQNNAITCLRILCAHGAQVNAQGESNKRSPLHLAIAYGCYPVLSILAQNGADVNAINEASMTPLHMAANMLNKEMMETLIACGANVNCAVSSTGNTPLKLAVCTASSKAGRLLGAGVSCIHLLLTHGAKVNAQDYKGQTAIHEACFGGREAIINLLLDFEANVNILTRNGESPIYMYLQRSFNVRDTALLARLLYHAYPLRMTNNQGILPAGIMLPEFRLLRDTLIKQSRKPLSLQGICKRNIRNIYGEKYKQHLKQLLPVTIWNSVYCCYDLAYLLKQDLPAS, encoded by the exons ATGGGGAATATACCCAGGAAAGGAAGCAGAGACCTGGTGGTTGACAGTGCCATGTCCCTGGAAGATGGCCCATCCGCAGCACTTCACTCGAAACTCTATGAAGCCATCATGAGAGAAGACTGCACCACGATCGAGGCACTCCTGAGAAATCACCCTGTCAACCAGCCCATCACCATTCTGCCCAACTCCACCAGCAGCAGATTACTTCTGAGCCAG CAGACAGAGTCCATCATCCCCATCCATCTGGCTGCCAAGTACCACAAGGCCCAGAGTCTGCTCTGCTTGTTACAGCATGGTGCTGACCCAGAAGTCAG GGACATGACGGGCCTCACCACACTCAACTTAATGCTACTGCACTGGCCAGTCACTTCCACCACGTGGGCAAAACCAGGCAACAGAATGCACAGGATCCTAACAGACATTCAGAATAACGCCATCACGTGTCTCCGCATCTTGTGTGCACACGGGGCTCAAGTTAACGCTCAAGGGGAAAGCAACAAACGTTCACCACTCCACCTGGCCATAGCATATGGTTGCTATCCAGTTCTCTCCATTTTGGCCCAAAATGGTGCCGATGTCAATGCTATTAATGAAGCCAGCATGACGCCCCTTCACATGGCCGCAAACATGCTGAATAAGGAGATGATGGAAACGCTCATTGCCTGTGGAGCAAACGTCAACTGTGCTGTCTCTTCCACGGGAAACACGCCCCTGAAGCTTGCAGTGTGCACCGCATCAAGCAAAGCAGGCCGACTGCTCGGGGCGGGGGTCAGCTGCATCCATCTGCTGCTCACTCACGGAGCCAAAGTCAACGCCCAGGACTACAAAGGCCAAACAGCCATCCACGAGGCATGCTTTGGAGGCAGAGAGGCAATCATCAATCTCCTGCTTGACTTTGaagcaaatgttaacattttaacaaGAAACGGGGAATCTCCAATTTATATGTACCTTCAGCGCAGTTTCAACGTAAGAGATACGGCACTTCTGGCCAGGCTACTTTATCACGCTTATCCTCTGAGAATGACCAATAACCAAGGAATTCTCCCTGCAGGAATCATGCTACCAGAATTCCGCCTCTTAAGGGACACCCTAATAAAGCAATCGCGAAAACCTTTATCCCTACAGGGTATCTGCAAAAGAAACATCAGGAATATTTACGGGGAGAAATACAAACAGCACTTGAAGCAACTTCTCCCGGTGACGATATGGAATTCTGTCTACTGCTGTTACGACCTGGCATACCTCCTGAAACAAGACCTCCCAGCTTCATAG